A section of the Suncus etruscus isolate mSunEtr1 chromosome X, mSunEtr1.pri.cur, whole genome shotgun sequence genome encodes:
- the LOC125999261 gene encoding spindlin-2 — MKTPNAQEAEGQQTRAAAGRSTGSVSMTKKKASQKKQRGRPSSQPRRNIVGCRISHGWKEGDEPITQWKGTVLDQVPINPFLYLVKYDGIDCVYGLELHRDERVLSLKILSNRVASSQVSDANLANTIIGKAVEHMFEGEHGSKDEWRGMVLAQAPIMKAWFYITYEKDPVLYMYQLLDDYKEGDLRIMPESSESPPAERDPGGVVDGLIGKHVEYTKEDGSKRIGMVIHQVEAKPSVYFIKFDDDFHIYVYDLVKKS; from the coding sequence ATGAAGACCCCCAACGCACAGGAGGCTGAAGGGCAACAAACCAGGGCTGCTGCTGGACGGTCCACTGGGTCTGTAAGCATGACCAAGAAAAAAGCCTCCCAAAAGAAGCAGAGAGGTAGACCTTCGTCCCAGCCGCGCAGGAATATCGTGGGCTGCAGGATTTCacatggatggaaggaaggtgaTGAACCCATCACCCAGTGGaaaggaactgtgctggatcaggTGCCTATAAATCCCTTTCTTTACCTGGTGAAATATGATGGAATTGACTGTGTCTATGGTCTGGAACTCCACAGAGATGAAAGAGTTCTGTCTCTTAAAATTCTTTCCAACAGGGTGGCATCATCGCAAGTTAGTGATGCAAATCTTGCAAATACCATAATTGGTAAAGCTGTGGAACACATGTTTGAAGGCGAGCATGGTTCTAAGGATGAATGGCGGGGGATGGTCTTAGCCCAAGCACCTATCATGAAAGCCTGGTTTTATATTACCTACGAGAAAGATCCTGTCCTGTACATGTACCAACTTCTAGATGATTATAAAGAAGGGGACCTCCGTATCATGCCAGAGTCCAGCGAGTCTCCTCCAGCAGAGAGGGATCCCGGAGGAGTTGTAGATGGCCTGATAGGTAAACATGTGGAATACACCAAAGAAGATGGCTCCAAACGGATCGGCATGGTCATTCACCAAGTGGAAGCCAAACCATCTGTGTATTTCATCAAGTTTGATGATGATTTTCATATCTATGTCTATGATTTGGTGAAAAAATCCTAA
- the LOC125999262 gene encoding spindlin-2-like yields MKTPNAQEAEGQQTRAAAGRSTGSVSMTKKKASQKKQRGRPSSQPRRNIVGCRISHGWKEGDEPITQWKGTVLDQVPINPFLYLVKYDGIDCVYGLELHRDERVLSLKILSNRVASSQVSDANLANTIIGKAVEHMFEGEHGSKDKWRGMVLAQAPIMKAWFYITYEKDPVLYMYQLLDDYKEGDLRIMPESSESPPAERDPGGVVDGLIGKHVEYTKEDGSKRIGMVIHQVEAKPSVYFIKFDDDFHIYVYDLVKKS; encoded by the coding sequence ATGAAGACCCCCAACGCACAGGAGGCTGAAGGGCAACAAACCAGGGCTGCTGCTGGACGGTCCACTGGGTCTGTAAGCATGACCAAGAAAAAAGCCTCCCAAAAGAAGCAGAGAGGTAGACCTTCGTCCCAGCCGCGCAGGAATATCGTGGGCTGCAGGATTTCacatggatggaaggaaggtgaTGAACCCATCACCCAGTGGaaaggaactgtgctggatcaggTGCCTATAAATCCCTTTCTTTACCTGGTGAAATATGATGGAATTGACTGTGTCTATGGTCTGGAACTCCACAGAGATGAAAGAGTTCTGTCTCTTAAAATTCTTTCCAACAGGGTGGCATCATCGCAAGTTAGTGATGCAAATCTTGCAAATACCATAATTGGTAAAGCTGTGGAACACATGTTTGAAGGTGAGCATGGTTCTAAGGATAAATGGCGGGGGATGGTCTTAGCCCAAGCACCTATCATGAAAGCTTGGTTTTATATTACCTACGAGAAAGATCCTGTCCTGTACATGTACCAACTTCTAGATGATTATAAAGAAGGGGACCTCCGTATCATGCCAGAGTCCAGCGAGTCTCCTCCAGCAGAGAGGGATCCCGGAGGAGTTGTAGATGGCCTGATAGGTAAACATGTGGAATACACCAAAGAAGATGGCTCCAAACGGATCGGCATGGTCATTCACCAAGTGGAAGCCAAACCATCTGTGTATTTCATCAAGTTTGATGATGATTTTCATATCTATGTCTATGATTTGGTGAAAAAATCCTAA